The following proteins are encoded in a genomic region of Pagrus major chromosome 16, Pma_NU_1.0:
- the psmd4a gene encoding 26S proteasome non-ATPase regulatory subunit 4a — translation MVLESTMVCVDNSEYMRNGDFLPTRLQAQQDAVNIVCHSKTRTNPENNVGLITMANNCEVLTTLTPDSGRILSKLHAVQPKGKICFCTGIRVAHLALKHRQGKNHKMRIIAFVGSPVEDNEKDLVKMAKRLKKEKVNVDIINFGEEEVNTEKLTAFINTLNGKEGTGSHLVTVPPGPSLADALLSSPILAGEGGSMMGLGASDFEFGVDPSADPELALALRVSMEEQRQRQEEEARRAAAASAAEAGVPTPSADESEEALLKMSVSQPESGAAVLPDFSSMTEEEQIAYAMQMSLAGGEYGEMDTGAPMDTAESAKEEDDYDVMQDPEFLQSVLENLPGVDPNNEAIRNAMGSLASQTGNKPDGKKDEEKKK, via the exons ATGGTGCTCGAAAGTACTATGGTCTG TGTGGACAACAGTGAATATATGAGAAATGGAGACTTTCTGCCAACGAGGCTACAGGCTCAACAAGATGCTGTCAACATCGTTTGCCACTCCAAAACACGAACCAATCCAGAAAACAACGTGGGCCTCATCACTATGGCAAA TAACTGTGAGGTCCTGACCACACTGACACCAGATTCTGGCCGCATCCTGTCCAAACTCCATGCTGTCCAGCCCAAAGGAAAGATCTGCTTCTGCACAGGCATCAGAGTGGCTCAT CTGGCCCTAAAACACAGACAAGGGAAAAATCACAAGATGAGGATCATTGCCTTTGTTGGGAGTCCAGTGGAGGATAATGAAAAAGAT CTTGTCAAGATGGCAAAGCGcttgaaaaaagagaaagtgaatgTGGATATCATTAACTttggagaggag GAGGTGAACACAGAGAAGCTGACTGCTTTTATAAATACTTTGAACGGGAAGGAGGGGACAGGATCCCATCTGGTCACGGTCCCTCCAGGGCCCAGCCTGGCTGATGCgctgctctcctctcccatCCTGGCCGGTGAAGGAGGCTCCATGATGGGTCTTGGTGCCAGTGACTTTGAGTTTGGTGTGGATCCCAGTGCTGATCCTGAGCTAGCCCTG GCCTTGCGTGTATCAATGGAGGAGCAGCgacagaggcaggaggaggaggcccgcagagctgctgctgcttctgcagcCGAGGCCGGCGTGCCCACACCCAGCGCCGACG AATCAGAGGAGGCCTTACTGAAGATGTCAGTGTCTCAGCCTGAGAGCGGTGCTGCTGTGCTTCCTGACTTCAGCAGCATGACGGAGGAGGAGCAGATAGCTTACGCCATGCAGATGTCTCTTGCTGGAGGAG AGTATGGAGAAATGGACACAGGAGCTCCGATGGACACGGCAGAATCAGCCAAG GAGGAAGACGACTACGATGTGATGCAAGACCCAGAGTTCCTTCAGAGCGTCTTGGAGAACCTGCCTGGCGTCGACCCGAACAACGAGGCCATCCGCAACGCCATGGGCTCCCTGGCCTCCCAGACGGGAAACAAGCCCGACGGCAAAAAGGacgaagagaagaagaaatga
- the LOC141010766 gene encoding phosphatidylinositol 4-phosphate 5-kinase type-1 alpha-like yields MATAAEEPPGLQGPSGYSPGTRKNAAIEGPSTTMTQNMKKTIGHRGIDPTGETTYKKTTSSALKGAIQLGITHTVGSLSQKPERDVLLQDFEVVESIFFPSEGSNLTPAHHYGDFRFKTYAPIAFRYFRELFGIRPDDYMYSLCNEDLIELSNSGASGSLFYLSSDDEFIIKTVQHKEAEFLQKLLPGYFMNLNQNRRTLLPKFYGLYCVQAAGKNIRIVVMNNLLPSAVRMHLKYDLKGSTYKRRASPKERDKAVPTYKDLDFMQDMQEGLLMEGDKHSAVCKTIHRDCLLLQSFKIMDYSLLVGVHNLDQACREQASEEAVAGAADQRRPQGQKSLYSTAIEAIQAEAGSMGSTGTEDKTGGIPARNSKGERLLVYIGIIDILQSYRFVKRLEHSWKALVHDGDTVSVHRPGFYAERFEKFMCNVVFRKITLKTSPSKKRRAVAHGPLKKTAGSGPSLSTQTSVNNQHPLLQHQVSTDTIENTEGDNVMQSGRPDLLPKTLPPSDAVGNTTIVSSVGNSGFAPTSQNPPQDTSRPVGVDSNNTPSKDKEHSTPKSAQFGTLEESIGAEDVISLSDIVPNASKCSV; encoded by the exons ATGGCCACAGCTGCAGAGGAGCCTCCAGGGCTACAGGGCCCCTCTGGGT ATTCGCCTGGGACTCGAAAAAATGCTGCTATTGAG GGTCCGAGCACCACCATGACTCAGAACATGAAAAAGACTATCGGCCACCGTGGAATTGATCCCACTGGAGAGACGACGTACAAGAAG ACCACATCATCAGCCCTGAAAGGTGCCATCCAGTTAGGCATCACGCACACAGTGGGCAGCTTAAGCCAGAAACCTGAGAGAGATGTGCTGCTGCAGGACTTTGAAGTGGTGGAAAGCATCTTCTTTCCCAG TGAGGGGAGCAACCTGACACCAGCCCACCATTATGGAGACTTCAGGTTCAAGACGTATGCACCGATCGCCTTTCGCTACTTCAGGGAATTGTTTGGCATCCGGCCCGATGACTACATG TATTCTCTGTGTAATGAGGACCTGATCGAGCTGTCAAACTCCGGGGCCAGTGGATCTCTCTTCTACCTCTCCAGTGATGATGAGTTCATTATTAAGACAGTGCAGCACAAAGAGGCCGAATTTCTACAGAAACTGCTTCCAGGATACTTTATG AACCTAAACCAGAACAGGCGGACCTTATTGCCAAAGTTTTATGGACTCTACTGTGTCCAGGCAGCGGGTAAGAACATCCGCATCGTAGTCATGAACAATCTGCTCCCGAGCGCTGTACGAATGCACCTCAAGTATGATCTGAAGGGCTCCACGTACAAGCGACGGGCCTCACctaaagagagagacaaggCCGTGCCAACATACAAGGACCTGGATTTCATGCAGGACATGCAGGAGGGGCTGCTAATGGAGGGGGACAAGCACAGTGCTGTTTGCAAGACCATCCACAGAGACTGTCTG CTTTTGCAAAGTTTTAAGATTATGGATTACAGCCTCCTGGTGGGAGTCCACAACCTAGATCAGGCTTGTCGAGAGCAGGCCAGTGAAGAGGCGGTGGCCGGGGCTGCGGACCAAAGGAGGCCACAAGGCCAAAAGTCCCTGTACAGCACGGCTATAGAGGCCATCCAGGCTGAGGCAGGGAGCATGGGATCAACGGGCACCGAGGACAA AACTGGAGGCATCCCAGCACGGAACTCAAAAGGCGAGAGGCTGCTGGTGTATATTGGTATCATTGACATTCTGCAGTCCTACAG ATTCGTAAAGAGGCTTGAACACTCGTGGAAAGCTCTGGTTCACGATGGG GACACTGTATCGGTGCACAGACCGGGATTCTATGCAGAACGATTTGAGAAGTTCATGTGCAATGTAGTCTTCAGGAAGATCACAT TGAAGACCTCCCCATCTAAAAAGCGCCGTGCAGTGGCACATGGGCCTTTGAAAAAGACGGCTGGCTCTGGGCCTTCTCTGTCGACCCAAACGAGCGTCAACAACCAGCACCCTTTACTCCAACATCAAGTCAGCACTGACACCATagaaaacactgaaggagaCAACG TCATGCAGTCAGGTCGTCCCGACCTCCTCCCAAAGACCTTACCTCCCAGCGACGCTGTTGGCAACACAACAATTGTCTCCTCCGTGGGAAACTCTGGATTTGCTCCCACAAGTCAGAATCCGCCTCAGGATACCAGCAGGCCAGTGGGAGTGGATTCAAACAACACGCCGAGCAAAGACAAGGAGCACAGCACCCCCAAGAG CGCTCAGTTTGGGACCCTTGAAGAAAGTATCGGTGCTGAGGATGTGATCTCACTCAGCGACATTGTTCCTAATGCAAGCAAATGCTCT GTATAG
- the ecm1a gene encoding extracellular matrix protein 1, with protein sequence MTSIGGLTGFSIIALLTLLGANVGETQGNPLNEPDVPFPPACPTALNLAAICQRGQGRPRYPDSFFPRSGASHFRRRGNAINRLESWYSLCCGGQQSPQILCCAQQAWKQALSHFCTEEYSTMTLPYECCADRGDARWTCFNSELPNPNYDPTPGYAAPTMPQEPGFTFNAHAC encoded by the exons ATGACTTCGATTGGAGGCCTCACAGGATTTTCAATAATTGCACTGCTGACTCTTCTTGGTGCAAATGTTGGAG AGACCCAAGGAAACCCTCTCAATGAGCCTGACGTCCCTTTCCCGCCTGCCTGTCCCACCGCTCTGAACCTTGCTGCCATTTGCCAACGAGGTCAGGGTCGTCCCAGATACCCAGACAGCTTCTTCCCACGCTCCGGTGCCAGCCACTTCCGTCGCCGTGGAAATGCCATCAACCGTCTGGAGTCCTGGTACTCTTTGTGCTGCGGTGGACAGCAGAGCCCCCAGATCCTCTGCTGCGCCCAACAAGCT TGGAAACAAGCCCTGTCTCACTTCTGCACGGAAGAATACTCCACCATGACTCTCCCGTATGAGTGCTGTGCAGATAGAGGAGACGCACGGTGGACGTGTTTCAACAGCGAGCTGCCAAACCCAAACTACGACCCAACACCAGGGTACGCTGCACCCACAATGCCCCAGGAGCCAGGATTCACTTTCAATGCACATGCTTGTTAA